A genomic stretch from Methylorubrum extorquens includes:
- a CDS encoding two-component response regulator (Evidence 2b : Function from indirect experimental evidences (e.g. phenotypes); Product type r : regulator), with product MIAMTASAQSDIGGHSDEAAPLAGGQALRLLIVDDHPLFREALASAIALAFPEAVLHEADGIGTACEILGRNPAIDLTLLDLSMQGVTGFEGLTAIRTRFPRVPILIVSGVTDPRIMHEAVRHGAAGFVPKAVDKATLTRAISEVLGGALFMPPDLAAAPAPARGGDKAPIAERVARLTPQQMRVLGMIRQGKLNKQIAYELQVGDSTVKAHVSEILRKLEVISRTQIVIETAYVDFDQAGGGF from the coding sequence ATGATCGCGATGACGGCCAGCGCACAATCGGATATCGGCGGCCACTCCGACGAGGCGGCTCCCCTAGCAGGCGGACAGGCCCTGCGCCTCCTGATCGTCGACGATCACCCCCTGTTCCGCGAGGCGCTGGCGAGCGCCATCGCGCTCGCCTTCCCCGAGGCCGTTTTGCACGAGGCGGACGGCATCGGCACGGCCTGCGAGATCCTGGGCCGGAACCCCGCCATCGACCTGACGCTGCTCGATCTCTCGATGCAGGGCGTGACCGGGTTCGAGGGACTCACCGCGATCCGCACCCGCTTTCCCCGCGTGCCGATCCTGATCGTCTCCGGCGTCACCGATCCGCGCATCATGCACGAGGCCGTGCGGCACGGCGCGGCCGGCTTCGTGCCCAAGGCCGTCGACAAGGCGACCCTGACCCGGGCGATCTCCGAGGTCCTCGGCGGCGCCCTGTTCATGCCGCCCGATCTCGCCGCCGCGCCGGCCCCGGCGCGGGGCGGCGACAAGGCGCCGATCGCCGAGCGGGTCGCGCGCCTGACCCCGCAGCAGATGCGGGTGCTCGGCATGATCCGCCAGGGCAAGCTCAACAAGCAGATCGCCTACGAGCTGCAGGTCGGCGACTCGACAGTGAAGGCCCACGTCTCCGAGATCCTGCGCAAGCTCGAAGTCATCAGCCGCACGCAGATCGTGATCGAGACGGCTTATGTCGATTTCGATCAGGCCGGCGGGGGGTTCTGA